Within the Amyelois transitella isolate CPQ chromosome 3, ilAmyTran1.1, whole genome shotgun sequence genome, the region GATAATATTCCGCGCCCTCACAGATTGGTTTTTGTGTGATTTTCCTGGAATCTTTTAACGAAAGCAACGTACTACGTGCTATCTTTTATTAAGATGttgttaaatctttaaattgtaGAGAGATTAGAAGAAATTTGCCTTTTCCTTGTCATCAATCACGAAAAACCCCAAAGAtggaatttcaattcaaatagtgacaggttgctgttCGCCATGTTAATTagcctatttcttagtcgtcttttacgacatctatgggaaaaagatgaagtgttcctattttattatatagtgAGAATTAAACcaaaagtattaaatttactaaattCTAAATCCTCTTAACTCGCACGGTGctaataattttgtacatttctACTGCACTACATCGCTCCTTGTATACAGTGGCGTGCTGCGTATCTGACCTACGTGATTTTAGGTTTTAGTTCTGCTGGATTGCATAAGACAAATTGTCTATTTCCCAACATTGAGAACATTTGCCGATTTCACTGACACTTTTCATAGAGCTTCCCCATGAAACCTGTAGCAACAATGTCGGCAACACTTGCAATGTAATGTCAATCTACCAAAAGAATTTACATTGCTTTTGAATGTTTTGATAAAGGTTATGTTTGTCAAATGCGTCAAGTGAAATGTCAATTTTTATCTGTTTTCAATTTGCAATGGTTTCATTTTTGGGTTTTTTATTCCATTCCATTGCTGTCTAAGATTTGTTGTTTTCATTCTTGTTCTTGAATTTTGCAATTTAGTTAAGGGttcatatttacttattactaATAAGTTACATACCTCATTTTAACAAGTATTTTGAATAGTATAGTGTCCGTCAATAAATTGCGCTACGGGTTATAACGACAGATAAGGTCTAACTTCCCAAGTTTTGATACGAAACCTACGGGTTTCCTTGGCGTAGTTGAAGTGCCTACTTCAACATGCATCTTGGAGTAAATATATCGAACGCATTGCAGCAGCTCGAGAGTGTGAAAGCTGCTGTAGATCAAAGCGACGATCCTAAGTTGAAAGTAAGTACAAAACAATGCCCCTTTAGAGTGAATCACAGTTGAAACATGAAAcaagatttctattgaaaatcctataatattatattagtatacaaGAGTGAAATTACTTTCTTACATCTATTATACAATTGTTATGCATTACATTCTCTGCAGCTATTCTAATACTGGACACTATGTTTTGGTTCACAATGTTTGTTCAATGTCAGAATGTTTGTTCTTGCATGTTATATGCAGTCAATGTatcaaatacaaatatgtaggacaaattacatacatgGATTGTAATACTTAGTCCCAAAGGATGATCAAATCTTGTGTTATGGGATATTTACTTGACAATACTACAAAATGTAGAACAACTTAGAGCAAACATAAATTTACCAAAACtgataaacaaaatgttcCAATAGGCTGCTACCAATGATGACTTAAATATGCTGATCAGCTTGTTAGAGAGTCCAATATTGAAGAGCATAGCAACTCTTCAAGACTCAGTTGGGATGCTTGCCACTCAAGTAGCGCACCATCCATCAATACTTCCTGGGGACTTCGATATTACTCCGGCTGGTAAGTTGATTGAACTTCTATGACAATCCTAGATAAATAGCATGAAAAGTGAGAAGTAATATTTATCCTAAATCAATTCATTTGAGCATTGGTGGTAAAACTTTTGGTGCCCAttaaaatgatgatgatgcaTGATGTTCATAGAGGCACGGTTTTTTAAGTCCTACCTAAACTGTCAGTTATATGAGTCCCTCTTTGTGTGAGGGAAATTGATAGGTTACTTGCACATTTATTCACATGTGCGGAATTGTGTGGAAACCTGACGTCCTCTCCAGAAAAATGGGGGTCTTATTGAGACTAACAATAGgatgaagataaaaatattcattaaattttattgagtaccgtgccgtgtggttcccggcactattacaaaaagaataggaccactccatctctttcccatggatgtcgtaaaaggcgactaagggataggcttataaacttaggaattctcttttaggcgatgggctagcaacctgtcactatttgaatctcggttctatcattaagccaaatagctgaacgtggccattcagtcttttcaagactgttggctctgtctaccccgcaagggatatagacgtgaccatatgtatgtatgtattatttagtaCCCATGATTTTGAGCTGCATGATtaagttttatgttttgtaacttgttaaaaaattttttgttacaaaggTGACTTGGCTTTGCAAGCCAGGAACCTCTATGGCAGCCATGAAGGTGAAGAGGAACAAAGAGTGCCACAGGTGTCACCACCCCACAGCCTTGAGTTTGGCTCTGGCTCAGATAATGAACGTATTCTAGGACTGGATGATGCATCTGTGGATTCAAACATGTCACCTAAACAGGTATAAGATCTCCTTTTTATTCACATAAAAGTGTtactgggttaggttaattaaatttgcacTTCTTTCTGTTTTACTAAATCAACTTTATAAAGTGAAACCTAAGTTAAtcttgtaaacaaataaaatatcactTTTTTGTCTGTATATCACAATTGTTTTGATGTTAACATAACTATACTATAGcaatttataaagtatttatcaCCTAACACTAGATAAATTCGGATTGTCTTACAACTGTTATGATCTCATGAGTGCATgtgagtaggtacttaaggTATGAAATAAGAGATAGTTAGTCAAAACAAACAAGCTGTATGTTTACAATATAACAATGCTGTTTCTTTATTCCTCAGACTTGGTGGAACACAATACAGTTCTAATGTTGTAATTATCTGCAGATATCAGTTTCATTTCAACAAATGTGTTAACCATGGACTGTGTACATATAGTGTTCGTGATTTTATTGACTAAAAATTTTTTACAGGTCCGTGGATTATTGGAGATGACGCGCAATGATGATGTGACTTCAAACCATAATATCGTCGCCGGAGATTGGGCGCAGGTTGAGATTATCAACTTGGTGAATGACGGCACTGGTCTAGGATTTGGTATGTGCACTTTCCTTTTTGTACTATTACTATTGTTatcttgtttatttactaatttacttttttttgttattgaaaatgttgagaaacataataatatttgaatatgtaCAGGAAATCAATcccattttaataaaaaaaattctaacagACTAGAAAGTgtcagtaattaatttgtataatttatcaaatatttaaattatttgcagGAATTATTGGCGCAAGAACAAAAGGGGTGATTGTAAAAACAATTCTAGCCGGAGGTGTAGCAGATCGTGATGGACGTCTGAAGTCCGGCGATCATATACTCCAAATTGGAGATGTAAGTACTATAGCTGTTAATTCTTCATAGTTTGGTGCCAATAAAGAGCACCCGGGCCATTGTATTGTGACatgtaatttcaaaataagagTTACTACTCACTCTTCTATCATCAACTGTGTCATGTATTATTGTATCAACAAGAAATGAACAAACTTACATACTCACTGCACTCTGTTTTcgctaataataattttgacatGAAACCTAACTGGAAGTTAAGACGAGAATGAAGCATCATACACAGGCTATATATATCCTTTACTTAAATGGCTATAAATGCATGGAAAATATTTCCCAAATCCACATCCATAAATGTTAAAACACCTTACAAATTTTCAAGCTGTTCTTCAGTATTTGTGAAATGTGGTTACTCAAAAAAGCTGCTCtgcttgaaattttttttaagtcggaTTACTCACCTAAGTCAAGACCTATACAACAATGTATATTTGCAGGCTCACCTTATGGAGATGGGTTCGGAGCAAGTAGCGGGTGTGCTGCGTGCCTCAGGGTCCCGGGTTCGGCTCGTGGTGGCCCGACCCGTGGACCCCGCCCACACTAAGATCGGCGGGGGATCTACTGCGCCCGTTGTGCCTTCGAGGTATAGTGTTTACTTTGATAAGTCATTGCATTCCCTATACTACTCGTACATGTGGATcatatatgcaaaatttcaaataaaaagttttataattctACTGCCAACTAATCATAACAAATAAAGATCTCacaatgaataaatttgtaaCCATATATGCATGCATGGTAGGGCGCTATGGATTCTGTAACCTACGttatcaattttctttttctcccTGGTCGCTCACCATTTCTGAGGATCAGGGTCACTTCATATCATTAACCGCAGAATGTTCCTCCATCAATTCCGTTTGATGTAGCCATCGCCACCTCATAGAACCTGGTTAGGGATGTAGCCCTTTTTACTTGGTCAAACCATCGTGTCGGTTACCAGCTTCGTAATGTTTTCTCTTCGGTATTGCCAACAATGACCAGTTTTCAAGAGCCCCTTCACATTCATGATTTAGTATCGCATCAAAAATTGAAcctattaaaactaaaaccaaTTTGAATTGCAGACTCCTCTCAGACCCCGAGGCACTGGACCGGTACCTCCTGGACGCTGGTTTCGAACAAGTGTTCCACACGCAGCCGGCGCCGCTTCCACAGAACACTACGTCTCGATTCATATTCGACCAGTCTGTTACACCTCCACCAGAAACaggttataataattatttgaaaccTCATTTTTTCAATGCAATTTActaatacatttaattatagGTACAAacaattacttacttacaaactttgaattctttttttaggcgatgggctagcaacttgtctgaatgtggccgatcagtcttttcaagacttttggctctgtctaccccacaagggatatagacgtgaccatatgtatgtacgagtatgtattgagattcagatagtagTAGGTAGATAGGTAGCCCATCACGTAAAGTTAATATCTCAAGTAAATTTGCTTTTCCCATAACACTTCTTTGTAAATCCTCCTTATGGGTGTTCAGTTCATTCACATTATCTATTGACCTGTGACCATAACCTAAATTTGTCAgccttaaaaaatgaacagtTATTTATGTCTACTTATGTTTGTCTATTCTTTAGATGCTGAGTCTCCAGAAGTTGACCGTTTCACAGTTCAGTTGAAGAAAGATGAAAATGGACTAGGAATAACTATTGCAGgtaaacaattatattatgtaagaACTGTCTGAGTGCTTATTAATGCCAGAGTTTGTCCTAAAGGTTTACATTGTGACTAATCACATCAAATCCCtaggtttttttaaaattccaaaGAATTGTTCATCAGTATCGAAGGTTTTAAAAGgttttcttttacattttttaaatttgtgccTAGATGTagctattgtttttgttttactatgTTTTCTGTTACTTTgttgtgaataaaatatttacaaagaaacaaaactttttttaggGTATGTGTGCGAAAAAGAAGAGCTATCAGGTATCTTCGTGAAGTCTGTAACAGCGGGCAGCGCGGCGGCTCTCAGCGGGAAGGTGAAGGTCAACGACCGCATCGTGGCGGTGGACGGCGTGTCGCTGGCCGGCAAGTCCAACCAGCGGGCCGTCGACGCGCTCAAACAGAGCGGCAACGTGGTCACTCTGGAGCTCGAGAGGTGATACAGCCTTAATCGATGAACTCTAAGAATAATCttattttcttaatctttcttttaacggcctctgtggcgcagcaatagtacgcttgtctgtgacaccggaagtcctgggttcgaatcccgaccagggcatgatgagaaactttttctgattggcctgggttttggatgtttatctatatgagtatttattataaaatatagtatcgttgagttagtatctcgtaacacaagtctcgaacttactccgaggctaactcaatctgtgttatttattttatttatttatttaatagaaatgCCTAGATGGCCCAAGCCCATCAAGGCATTTCATAAAACTTATACTTTGATGCCAGGAAAAGgtcttctaaaaaaaaaaaataattctcagATACCTCCGCGGTCCTAAATTCGAGCAGCTCCAACAAGCGATCGCAGCAGGCGAATCAGCAGCCGCCGTGGCGGCGCCGCACAACCCTTTCTTGCACATGCACCGCCTCGAACCCACCACCTCCGATGACATACAGATGACACCGCTGCCTAACATGTCAGTAAATCATCTATTTTTGTAGAGTAAAAGATTTATTGctgaattataaaagaaatatacattATTCGAAGTTTTATGTAGCCTACGTtcacaaatttttaaacttgacAAGTTAAATATACTTGATACCAccaatatcaaaatattgtttccAGTTGGGCTTTCTTATATATTTGTCTTAAGTTTCTCACGACATTTGCTTATTGATTGTGGTGTTGTACTACACCATATTTGTTCTAGCGGATATCCTAAAGTTTTTTAACCTTAGTCTTAACATAGGTTTTAGATCTTAATGAGACAGCCACATGACTTATGACTGCCGTACTGTGTTCCGTCCACTTATATGAGGCttaacatataaattttttaaccgccttcaaaaacGTGGTTCtgagtttgacctgtatgtatgtatgtttgtttgccCGTGATTATCTATCTCTCATTTCGCTGAACTGATTTTAATGCAGTTTTCAGGAAAGTATTTGTTACCATTAGGTAGGAGAAGGTTTTAAAATGCTAATTGACTTCAAAAAGGAGGATATtgattggaggcggttctctttttacaaaagttgtgttaataaattaaaacatagaTATATTATTGTGTGTGCAGCGAGACGGCATCACCCCCGGGCAGCCCGGCCGGCGGCCGCTCGCAGCCCGCCTTCGAGATGCCGCGCACGCAGGAACAGAAAGACGCCATCAAGCGCAAGTGGCAGGCTATACTTGGTGAGTCTTCTTTTATCAGGTCTTCCTTCTTTCAGgatatattttatgcaaatagAGCACATAAGTGACCCTTTTCTAAGTGAGTGAGCTTGAGGGTGTTATTAAATGATTAGTCGATGTCGTCGCTCGATTGACCAGGTGTTTCTGTTGTAGACAAACTTTTGTCGTAATTTGATAGCGGCGATATCAAAATTCTTATTCACGAAGCTATAGCATAATCACTGAGCATTATTTCTTCGCAGATACATTCCAAACCATATGTTCTGCACTTTCTATCGGCCATTTCGTAAcatagaatatttaaaatacctttattttatcttggatgtttcgaatcatgttacaatcaTCCATGGTCACCGAGATTTTTACTACCTACCAACTTtgatgtgtttgtttgtaacctctttattgcacattatTTGAACACATTAGAAGAATCGAATAAACTTTATGAATATAGTACTTGCtagtttcatcaaaaatttGTCTTAGATTTGTAAACCTTTATAGGAAGTAGCGGGTTATTCCCATCACAAGTATCATCGGATTAATCACTGAGTTGTAATCaagattacaaaaatacacgaatgttttttttttttaagaatatgtacaacgacggacttatcccaattgggatCTATAACAGTCAAGCAAAATGAAAAGGAAAATCCGCAATCAAAATCACTTTTCATACCGCTACGaagattaataatatatctacATCCAGATGACAACATAAACTTTGTATTCGAGGTCCGGACGTAGAGATCGTGGTGGGCGTGGTGacgcgcggcggcggcgggctgGGCATCTCGCTGGAGGGCACGGTGGACGTGGAGGGCGGGCGCGAGGTGCGGCCGCACCACTACGTGCGCTCCGTGCTGCCCGAGGGGCCCGTGGGCCGGGCCGGCGTGCATCGCCCGGGGGACGAACTGCTTGGTAACACTACATTACTTTACAGTACcagacatatatgtatataatcatgtctatatcccatgcgcgGTAGGCCGagacagcagtcttgaaactcgttcagctgttaagcttaatgatagaattgagcttcaaatactgacaaattgctaggccatcgcctaaaagaaaaattttaatggtgccgggaaccacacatcgTTTTTTTATCTGTCGCGAGTAAGCGTCAACAGTCACAAGACTCGAAGGCCACGATTAGCTCGCTGTAAGATAGGGGGAACTACTAGCGAAATTAGCCAGAATTAAATTCCTGCTTGTGAAGCTTTTTTATGATCGCGACTTCGGCCATAAAATTGTGAACTCCGATTGCAGATGGTTTtttctaagatttttttttatccagaGGTGAACGGCCACCGTCTCCTCGGCATGAACCACCTGGAGGTGGTGTCGATCCTGAAGGAGCTCTCGCGCGAGGTGTGCATGGTGTGCGCGCGCGCCCGCCACCACGCGCCCGTGCCCGCGCATACGCTCGTCAAGGTGATCACGCTTATTAGATAAAGCTACTCTTATATCTTGTATAGAGGTGAACTGTCAACGTTGCTTGGCTGcgctctttttttttataaaactcggtcctttattgtttccatttatatatttagtaaatatataaatattttatttcaactaaCACTTGATTATTGATTTTAGGCTAAATCGGACGGTAGCTTGGCGGGAGCGGGTATAGAAGATGGAAATTCTTTGTCGGCAGGAAGCAAAGTGCGATCACGCAGTCTTGAGCCACTCACCGGGCTCGCCATGTGGTCATCCGAGCCACAGATCATAGGTAAGTCACTTTTCAGAAAGGAgtaatgtaaattataataaacgtcTTTGTGGGTCTCGTCACAGTTAAGTCAACTGtgtttctattattttctttgttacaaCGCACAAACCATGCCTCTGCCTTTATTTACGAGTACATCTTTTTGTTGACGATGCTCATTAAGCCTAGCATTACCCTGAATTTTTTACACTGAAGACCTCCAGATtgttagtttttataaaattccaGAACCCCGTATTTGTTGTTGGAATTAATTGTATTGGCCCCTTGTGTATCTGTCTCAcgtttctagttaaaaaaattatttgttcttTTACAGAACTGGTGAAAGGCGAGCGCGGTCTCGGCTTTTCGATCCTGGACTACCAGGACCCGCTGCGGCCCGCGCACACGCTGGTGGTGATCCGCTCGCTGGTGCCGGGCGGCGTGGCGCAGCAAGATGGCCGCCTCATACCCGGCGACCGCCTGCTCTTCGTCAACGATCAGGTAAATTGATATTTGATACCAGGAATTATAGACTGATCAACTTATATCTAAAGATGAGGTTTCCTCGTTATCCTGGTGTAAGTTCTGGTTGCGGCCTAAAGTGATACTCGGGTTTTGCCTTTGCAAGCGGGAAGATGGAGCTGTAAAGTGCTAGTTAAGAGGTCATGAATGGAACATAGAAAGCGAAATAAACTAGTTGTCCGCTAGAGCGATAATATCTCTTAAGCATGGAATACATTGAAGGAGGCTTATGTCCTACAATAGACATATACTGCCGAAAAAAGAATTTCCACATCGTTCTTATCTAATCATGTTTTAAAAGATGAAGAAGTAGTCTTTGTTTACGGCTCCTGAAAAGAGGcattattttgtgtattacataggtatattaacaaatataaataattgtattcaGAACTTAGAAGACGCGAGCCTCGAACAAGCCGTAGCGGCATTAAAGGGCGCCCCCCGCGGCGTGGTGCGCATCGGCGTGGCCAAGCCGCTGCCGCTGCACgacgcgccgccgccgctgcccgccagcgcgccgcccgcccCCACCGCCCCCACCGCCCCCACCGCGCCACATTGACCCACCAGGGTCTAATTGTTCCTTGACACTACTACCATGGTACAGTTTCATGATGGAACTTATGATAATATggaacttatattattttcctaGAACTGTGAATGGAACTAGtgacaaatatatattgaCACGAGTTCCGTTATCTCGAGATCCACTGTAAATGGaattagtgaaaaaaaattctatcatgaaaCTCTACTGTGATACTAGAATCAACGAACCGGTTAAATAACACATAGTATATTGACGATTAAGTTAATATCACACTACAAGCCATTCTTACATTAAAAGAAggatacttaaatattttatcatagaAACAAGCTTGATTCACTACGAAAGCTAAAAAGCTAAAGGCGTGGTGCGCATCGGCGTGGCCAAGCAGCTGCCTCCACCGCGCTGCCTACATCGCCCACTGCCACCACCACACTGGCCGGTCCTCATTGACCCACCAGGGTTTATTAACACACTATATAATCGATACATTCGATACATTGGCAAAAAACCCGTCTGAACTATCCTTAAACCAATAAAGAACAATATGAGGAGTTAGTATACTTATAATGACATAGCTGCATTGACCCATCAATCACcattatcaaacaaaatgaaataagcCTATATCTCATTCACTAGGAAGTCAACAATTTTAGATATTggttatatattaaataatactaaaattacaaaagtcaATGCTATTACCGACTTAGGTGTAAAATTCGATAGCAAATTACTGTTTGACGAACACGTGGATTATATAGTATCTAAAGCATCTAAAGCACTTGGATTTATTATGAGAGTCTGTTCAGACTTTCAtgatattaaatgtattaaagtGCTATATTGCTCCTTTGTCCGAAGTCACCTCGAATATGCCTCGCAGGTGTGGAACCCTCAATATAACGCCTATAAAGATCGCATTGAGGGTATccaaaagaaatttttgaGATACTTGGACTACAAGGCCCGAACTAGTTCACACGGTTATGAACAAAGATGTAGGCGTTATCACTTCCTTCCACTTGAAATCAGACGTGTAATCAATGATGTCGGTTTCTTGATTGGAATAGCCAAAGGCTCAGTGGACTGCCCGGAGCTCCTCTCCAAAATTCAACTTAGAActgatttatttcattatagaCAACGACCGCTACTTCGCGTTCCATTTAGTAGGACTAAATATAGACAGAACTCCTTCTCTGTACGTGCTGCTAAGCACTTCAATAAATACTCCCATCGGCTCGACCTGTTCCACAGTAGTAAAAAAACAGTTAGTTGTTTACTGAGTGGATCCTTTTTCAATGATATTTAATAAGAATGTTGCTTTTATCTGTTCTTTTACTTTATGttcatttatacatttatctaTGTACATATGTCATGACGCAGTTTTTGTAAATCTTTCCATGGTTGCAATTCTACTTGTGAAGTCTTGTAATTAGCAATCGCAATATATCATTACTacttatatatcatataaattagACTGTAAGACttccattaataaataaaataaaataaaataaaaataaaaatcattaagttTTGTACGAAGCGGGTTTTGATAACTACGTCAGTTATGACGTATTGAATTGCTTCcgtattttgtttcaaatattgTTGATTTTGAAATTGTGGGTGTAATTGAATAACCATActttaatattcttaatatgatttaatatttataagtaaaaaaatagtaataacaGGTAAAAGTGAAAAGTGTGAAGTGCGACTGATaaacgataaaaataaattacaagaaaaaaattaactcgaagactaataatttataacattatacagtaaatattttaacaatatcaaatttattgcCAAATAGCGATTCTTAGGTacatatcaataattaaacaCTAGCAAACATAACCTTGTCGCAAGTGACGTCACTATAGGACGTCATTGCATCATCCGATGCTTGGTGACGCACGCTTGACGCTATCATGAGAAATCATTACTTGCAAGCGATGATATTAGTTTGTGAAGTAGattacaatttattgtttttttagggATGCATGTTTGGCTGGCAGGGGCTGATTCCGTAATTGGCGTCACGTCTGTTGAAAGCCCATCTTTTCTTTAAATCATTGATCGCATCCATAAtgtactattttaaaatacctccATACAAGTTCTTCACATCTCCAGACTACGAACTGCCTGCTagtaatacttattataattgtacTTAGCTGTGTCTTAGTTCTATTTAACTATTCGTATCTTACAGCCTTACGTAGATTCAAGCGTCGTTTAAATTATACCTTTATAGTTCGGTCATTTTTGGGTAATcaaatagaataattttacatagGTCATTCCATTTAACGTTCCAAATGGTTACTTACTGTGTTCGAGCCATTAGCACAGAAGCCTGTGTATAAGAActgttaaattatattgtgATTTGTAGTTATCTTTCAAATTAAGCTATTTGagatgtaaaatataattatgcttttattcctatatttttgttttaaagttagtgccttttacttaatttcttattttggaTATAAGGAAACCTATATAAGTTGAcgttcaaattttattaagtttatgtaAAAGAGATTTAAGGAACTACATTCAATTAATAATCTTCCGATTTCTACTATTGCCTAAAAGTATTGAAAACACAGataaattct harbors:
- the LOC106135467 gene encoding patj homolog, with amino-acid sequence MHLGVNISNALQQLESVKAAVDQSDDPKLKAATNDDLNMLISLLESPILKSIATLQDSVGMLATQVAHHPSILPGDFDITPAGDLALQARNLYGSHEGEEEQRVPQVSPPHSLEFGSGSDNERILGLDDASVDSNMSPKQVRGLLEMTRNDDVTSNHNIVAGDWAQVEIINLVNDGTGLGFGIIGARTKGVIVKTILAGGVADRDGRLKSGDHILQIGDAHLMEMGSEQVAGVLRASGSRVRLVVARPVDPAHTKIGGGSTAPVVPSRLLSDPEALDRYLLDAGFEQVFHTQPAPLPQNTTSRFIFDQSVTPPPETDAESPEVDRFTVQLKKDENGLGITIAGYVCEKEELSGIFVKSVTAGSAAALSGKVKVNDRIVAVDGVSLAGKSNQRAVDALKQSGNVVTLELERYLRGPKFEQLQQAIAAGESAAAVAAPHNPFLHMHRLEPTTSDDIQMTPLPNIETASPPGSPAGGRSQPAFEMPRTQEQKDAIKRKWQAILGPDVEIVVGVVTRGGGGLGISLEGTVDVEGGREVRPHHYVRSVLPEGPVGRAGVHRPGDELLEVNGHRLLGMNHLEVVSILKELSREVCMVCARARHHAPVPAHTLVKAKSDGSLAGAGIEDGNSLSAGSKVRSRSLEPLTGLAMWSSEPQIIELVKGERGLGFSILDYQDPLRPAHTLVVIRSLVPGGVAQQDGRLIPGDRLLFVNDQNLEDASLEQAVAALKGAPRGVVRIGVAKPLPLHDAPPPLPASAPPAPTAPTAPTAPH